Proteins encoded in a region of the Novibacillus thermophilus genome:
- a CDS encoding energy-coupling factor ABC transporter ATP-binding protein, translating to MKQIEMIDLSYRYPTSKEDVLRQVNINIEKGCVYALIGTNGSGKTTLCNVMRGFIPHFYNGDLRGKVLVEGKDIREWALGDLAQKIGFVFENPFTQISGVKDTVFEEVAFGLENLGVEVREIKQKVKHTLQLLGIEELQDHKPQELSGGQKQRVAIASILAMEPDILVIDEPTSQLDPLGTEAVFKIIELMKKRGMTIILVEHKMELIAEYADYVFLMQDGRIVMQGDAATVFSDKRVLQFGVTLPQYALLGIEMNEKGMLLPRIPITEREAVTTIRNWLEGEGP from the coding sequence GTGAAACAGATTGAAATGATTGACCTCTCCTACCGTTATCCGACGAGTAAGGAAGATGTGTTGAGGCAAGTGAACATCAATATCGAAAAAGGATGTGTGTACGCCCTCATCGGAACGAATGGGAGTGGGAAGACCACCCTGTGCAATGTGATGCGAGGATTTATTCCCCACTTTTACAACGGAGATCTGCGGGGGAAGGTCTTAGTGGAAGGGAAAGACATCCGAGAGTGGGCGTTAGGGGATCTCGCGCAGAAGATCGGGTTTGTCTTCGAAAATCCCTTCACCCAGATCAGTGGTGTCAAGGACACCGTATTCGAGGAAGTAGCGTTCGGGCTTGAAAATTTAGGGGTTGAGGTACGCGAGATTAAACAGAAAGTCAAGCATACTCTTCAATTGTTAGGAATTGAGGAATTACAAGATCACAAACCGCAGGAGCTGTCCGGTGGTCAGAAGCAAAGGGTGGCCATCGCTTCCATCCTTGCGATGGAACCGGACATTCTCGTCATTGACGAACCGACATCCCAGTTGGACCCACTCGGTACCGAAGCCGTATTTAAAATCATCGAGCTCATGAAAAAAAGGGGGATGACCATTATCCTCGTCGAACATAAGATGGAGCTCATCGCGGAATACGCAGACTATGTCTTTCTGATGCAAGACGGTCGCATTGTCATGCAAGGTGATGCAGCCACAGTGTTCTCAGATAAGCGCGTACTCCAATTCGGTGTCACCCTCCCGCAATACGCCCTTCTAGGGATCGAGATGAACGAAAAGGGAATGCTCCTTCCTCGCATTCCAATCACTGAACGAGAGGCGGTTACAACGATCAGAAACTGGTTGGAAGGAGAGGGACCGTGA